A single region of the Halopiger xanaduensis SH-6 genome encodes:
- a CDS encoding FRG domain-containing protein, producing MRRREPNDRPTAARPSAAMTADPPPVHRVETWSELQESLTAEMWMPDIGRHRSPYVFRGVPDRNHALETSIKRFVGDSGEWKLESLLLRNFLQYALNEIEEPESVWHLLSIAEHYGLPTRLLDWSFSPLVATYFAVRDGDAARDGAIWAVDYRKLHERLPDPYRRVLERTPTDVLDVHLLSNATLESDAANAADAAPDPARNLDDVARLDDLWRERWSVDADAAPDDQYVLFFRPPAIDDRIANQSAVFSFQSDPRLALDEWLAERPDCYRKIVVPGDLKLEFRDKLDQMNVNHRTLFPGLEGLTTWLKQYYRPTTD from the coding sequence ATGCGTCGCCGTGAACCGAACGACCGACCGACGGCGGCGCGACCGAGCGCAGCGATGACCGCCGATCCGCCGCCGGTGCATCGAGTCGAGACGTGGAGCGAACTGCAGGAGTCGCTCACCGCGGAGATGTGGATGCCGGATATCGGCCGGCACCGCTCCCCGTACGTGTTCCGGGGCGTTCCCGACAGGAACCACGCCCTCGAGACGTCGATCAAACGGTTCGTCGGCGATTCCGGCGAGTGGAAACTCGAGTCGCTGCTGTTGCGGAACTTTCTCCAGTACGCCTTGAACGAGATCGAGGAACCGGAGTCGGTCTGGCACCTCCTCTCGATCGCCGAACACTACGGGTTACCGACGCGGCTGCTCGACTGGTCGTTCTCGCCGCTGGTCGCGACGTACTTCGCGGTCCGGGACGGCGACGCCGCCCGCGACGGGGCGATCTGGGCCGTCGACTACCGCAAACTCCACGAGCGCCTGCCGGACCCCTACCGACGCGTCCTCGAGCGGACGCCGACGGACGTCCTCGACGTCCACCTCCTCTCGAACGCGACGCTCGAGTCCGACGCGGCCAACGCGGCCGACGCGGCGCCGGATCCGGCTCGAAACCTAGACGACGTCGCCCGACTGGACGACCTCTGGCGCGAGCGCTGGAGCGTCGACGCCGACGCGGCACCCGACGACCAGTACGTGCTGTTTTTCAGGCCGCCCGCGATCGACGACCGCATCGCCAACCAGTCGGCCGTCTTCTCGTTCCAGTCCGATCCGCGGCTGGCGCTCGACGAGTGGCTCGCGGAGCGGCCCGACTGCTACCGGAAGATCGTCGTGCCGGGCGATCTCAAGCTCGAGTTCCGCGACAAACTGGACCAGATGAACGTCAACCACCGGACGCTGTTCCCGGGGCTCGAGGGGTTGACGACGTGGTTGAAACAGTACTACCGGCCGACGACCGACTGA
- a CDS encoding ATP-binding protein, giving the protein MTDLGDFGDFDADSDADSEAADEATDANASASASAPDSDGTQTDAPANAASTSTSTSSAESNGDAGAGETSEFESTSVEPRGEDVGIGAICVSQGLRIAEDGDETSLRAYITRGNRSSIRIGSYLVAPYPDGETLFCRITGLEYAQQYHSDDATEIHARRAMRTDGVEEADYKFVAELEPVAVLYDDDGELKRRMTDRVPKPQTVVEQATDAAEIKTGLKMPEDGVFLGHLSVGGEKVKTAASPPTIDYRLKDDYDSGDPLVFRHTLIAGGTGSGKTHGAKNILRQYLADERTYPMEDGRSVQPAVVQFDPQDEYAQMHDDNPDLDGEFARRLEREGVAYGGIEDTTAFVPKVGSASYSAGHHRAEQVEFTIPFSMVHENPWLVAGSGLNDNQYGALVSVLLPRFRKQYGADATYEEFTTFLDDPALREELDESGRVHEATFDAVRRRVLGFDHVFDQDARPITDLVHDFVRPGGLSVVPTYHINDTRAAETVVLALSSLLIDQKLSNDPTYDRIKETPLVLGMDEAHNFLTDADSVQAGKVITKFTEAAKQGRKERLGLFLITQDPQDIDDAVFKQINTTVVLNLGDEDAIKSVNIPSNLESKVPYMEKGQMVVYSPDNSEPVELIGLSKCLTRHGRD; this is encoded by the coding sequence ATGACCGATCTGGGAGACTTCGGCGACTTCGATGCCGACTCGGACGCCGATTCCGAGGCGGCCGACGAGGCGACCGATGCGAACGCGAGCGCATCGGCGTCCGCGCCGGACTCCGACGGAACGCAGACGGACGCACCCGCGAACGCGGCTTCGACATCGACCTCCACCTCGAGCGCCGAATCGAACGGCGACGCCGGCGCCGGCGAAACGAGCGAGTTCGAGTCGACCAGCGTCGAACCGCGCGGCGAGGACGTCGGCATCGGCGCGATCTGCGTCTCCCAGGGACTGCGCATCGCGGAAGACGGCGACGAGACCTCGCTGCGGGCCTACATCACGCGGGGGAACCGCTCCTCGATCCGCATCGGGAGCTACCTCGTCGCTCCCTACCCCGACGGCGAGACGCTCTTTTGCCGGATTACGGGACTCGAGTACGCCCAGCAGTACCATTCCGACGACGCGACCGAGATCCACGCCCGCCGCGCGATGCGAACCGACGGCGTCGAAGAAGCGGACTACAAGTTCGTCGCCGAACTCGAGCCGGTCGCCGTCCTCTACGACGACGACGGCGAACTCAAGCGCCGGATGACCGACCGCGTCCCCAAACCCCAGACCGTCGTCGAGCAGGCGACCGACGCCGCGGAGATAAAAACGGGCCTGAAGATGCCCGAGGACGGCGTCTTCCTCGGCCACCTCTCGGTCGGCGGCGAGAAGGTCAAGACCGCGGCGTCCCCGCCGACGATCGACTACCGGCTGAAGGACGACTACGACTCCGGCGATCCGCTCGTCTTCCGCCACACCCTCATCGCCGGCGGCACGGGGTCGGGGAAGACCCACGGCGCGAAGAACATTCTGCGCCAGTACCTCGCCGACGAACGGACGTATCCGATGGAGGACGGCCGCTCCGTCCAGCCTGCGGTCGTCCAGTTCGACCCGCAGGACGAGTACGCTCAGATGCACGACGACAACCCCGACCTGGACGGCGAGTTCGCGCGCCGCCTCGAGCGGGAGGGGGTCGCCTACGGCGGGATCGAGGACACGACGGCGTTCGTCCCGAAGGTGGGGTCGGCGTCGTACTCGGCGGGCCACCACCGCGCGGAGCAGGTCGAGTTCACCATTCCCTTCTCGATGGTCCACGAGAACCCGTGGCTCGTGGCGGGTAGCGGCCTGAACGACAACCAGTACGGGGCGCTCGTCAGCGTCCTCCTCCCGCGGTTCCGCAAGCAGTACGGCGCGGACGCGACCTACGAGGAGTTCACGACCTTCCTCGACGACCCCGCGCTGCGCGAGGAACTCGACGAGTCCGGCCGGGTCCACGAGGCGACCTTCGACGCCGTCCGGCGTCGGGTTCTGGGGTTCGACCACGTCTTCGACCAGGACGCGCGGCCGATCACCGACCTCGTCCACGACTTCGTCCGCCCCGGCGGGCTCTCGGTCGTCCCGACCTACCACATCAACGACACGCGGGCCGCCGAAACCGTCGTCCTCGCGCTCTCGTCGCTGCTGATCGACCAGAAGCTCTCGAACGATCCGACCTACGACCGGATCAAGGAGACGCCGCTCGTGCTCGGGATGGACGAGGCCCACAACTTCCTCACCGACGCGGACTCGGTGCAGGCCGGCAAGGTAATCACGAAGTTCACCGAGGCCGCCAAGCAGGGCCGCAAGGAGCGACTCGGCCTCTTTCTCATCACGCAGGACCCGCAGGACATCGACGACGCCGTCTTCAAGCAGATCAACACGACCGTCGTGCTGAACCTGGGCGACGAGGACGCGATCAAGAGCGTCAACATCCCGAGCAACCTCGAGTCGAAGGTCCCCTACATGGAGAAGGGGCAGATGGTCGTCTACTCGCCGGACAACTCCGAACCCGTGGAGTTGATCGGGCTCTCGAAGTGTCTGACCCGACACGGCCGAGACTGA